From a single Streptomyces misionensis genomic region:
- a CDS encoding GNAT family N-acetyltransferase encodes MRAMSGDQVNEAVAGCVAVLREAVGRDWHGVRAGRVEWDCHTTAVHVADDLVAYAANLAGRARDAYIPFELKPDEGTGNAGLLQVLEATGALLAAAVATAPPDVRAFHPYPFRAADRHGFAAMGVAEVLLHTHDMAEGLGLAYEPPAELAESVLATIFPHVQPGPEPWPTLLWATGRGELPGRDPVTEWRWYNNLVLGTERLTLTGVRPAAARDLALGGDGGFDWLGDGPEEGTRDAARMLVKAYEAGVHRPEFTSFVLVRTEDGRAVGALGFHGAPDEDGRVEIGYNLVEDARGRGYATEALRALAGWALARDDVRTLYARARKDNAASQGVLTRAGFEPLGALDDRLLAYERHA; translated from the coding sequence ATGCGAGCGATGAGCGGCGACCAGGTGAACGAGGCCGTGGCCGGGTGTGTGGCCGTACTGCGGGAGGCGGTGGGGCGGGACTGGCACGGCGTGCGGGCCGGGCGGGTGGAGTGGGACTGCCACACCACCGCCGTGCACGTCGCGGACGACCTCGTGGCGTACGCCGCCAACCTGGCCGGACGCGCGCGGGACGCCTACATACCCTTCGAGCTGAAGCCGGACGAGGGCACCGGCAACGCGGGCCTGCTCCAGGTCCTGGAGGCCACCGGCGCGTTGCTCGCCGCCGCCGTGGCCACCGCGCCGCCGGACGTCCGCGCCTTCCACCCCTACCCGTTCCGCGCCGCCGACCGCCACGGCTTCGCCGCGATGGGCGTCGCCGAAGTCCTGCTGCACACCCACGACATGGCCGAGGGCCTCGGTCTTGCCTACGAGCCGCCCGCCGAACTCGCTGAGTCGGTCCTGGCCACGATCTTCCCGCACGTCCAGCCCGGCCCGGAGCCCTGGCCGACCCTGCTGTGGGCGACCGGCCGCGGCGAGCTGCCCGGCCGGGACCCGGTCACCGAGTGGCGCTGGTACAACAACCTCGTCCTGGGCACCGAGCGCCTCACCCTCACCGGCGTCCGCCCGGCCGCCGCCCGCGATCTCGCCCTCGGCGGCGACGGCGGCTTCGACTGGCTCGGCGACGGCCCCGAGGAGGGCACCCGGGACGCCGCCCGGATGCTGGTGAAGGCGTACGAAGCCGGTGTCCACCGGCCCGAGTTCACCTCCTTCGTCCTCGTCCGCACCGAGGACGGCCGCGCGGTCGGCGCCCTCGGCTTCCACGGCGCCCCGGACGAGGACGGGCGGGTGGAGATCGGCTACAACCTGGTCGAGGACGCCCGCGGCCGGGGATACGCCACGGAGGCCCTGCGCGCGCTGGCCGGCTGGGCGCTGGCCCGCGACGACGTACGGACGCTGTACGCGCGGGCCCGGAAGGACAACGCCGCCTCCCAGGGCGTCCTCACCCGCGCCGGGTTCGAGCCGCTGGGCGCGCTCGACGACCGGCTCCTGGCCTACGAGCGGCACGCGTGA
- a CDS encoding DUF4031 domain-containing protein, with amino-acid sequence MTVYIDPPTWPGHGRLWSHLVSDVSYDELRLFADGLGVPRRAFERDHYDLPEHRYADAVAAGAVEVSSREVVRLLRASGLRRPKGLVRRGIS; translated from the coding sequence GTGACGGTGTACATCGATCCGCCCACCTGGCCGGGGCACGGGCGCCTGTGGTCCCACCTGGTGAGCGATGTGTCGTACGACGAACTGCGCCTGTTCGCCGACGGGCTGGGGGTGCCCCGGCGGGCCTTCGAACGCGACCACTACGACCTGCCGGAGCACCGGTACGCCGACGCGGTGGCGGCCGGCGCGGTGGAGGTCAGCAGCCGCGAAGTGGTGCGGCTGCTGCGGGCGTCGGGGCTGCGGCGGCCCAAGGGGCTGGTGCGGCGGGGGATTTCGTAG
- a CDS encoding MurR/RpiR family transcriptional regulator: protein MTQDVKESFGSPVGSLAAKVRTLAPSMTRSMQRVAEAVASDPAGCAALTVTGLAELTGTSEATVVRTARLLGYPGYRDLRLALAGLAAQQQSGRAPAITTDIAVDDPIADVVAKLAYEEQQTLADTAAGLDTGQLGAAVAALAGARRTDVYGIGASGLVAQDLTQKLLRIGLIAHAHSDPHLAVTNAVQLRSGDVAVAITHSGSTGDVIEPLRAAFERGATTVAITGRPDSPVTQYADHVLTTSTSRETELRPAAMSSRTSQLLVVDCLFVGVAQRTYETAAPALAASYEALAHRHRSASR from the coding sequence GTGACCCAGGACGTGAAGGAAAGTTTCGGCAGTCCCGTGGGCTCGCTCGCCGCCAAGGTGCGCACCCTCGCTCCGTCGATGACCCGGTCCATGCAGCGCGTCGCCGAGGCCGTCGCGAGCGACCCGGCCGGCTGCGCCGCCCTCACGGTCACCGGCCTCGCCGAACTGACCGGCACCAGCGAGGCCACGGTCGTGCGCACCGCCCGCCTGCTCGGCTACCCCGGCTACCGGGACCTGCGCCTCGCCCTCGCGGGCCTGGCCGCCCAGCAGCAGTCCGGGCGCGCGCCGGCCATCACCACCGACATCGCCGTGGACGACCCCATCGCCGACGTCGTCGCCAAGCTGGCCTACGAGGAGCAGCAGACCCTCGCCGACACCGCGGCCGGGCTCGACACCGGCCAGCTCGGCGCGGCCGTCGCCGCGCTCGCCGGCGCCCGCCGCACCGATGTGTACGGGATAGGCGCGTCCGGGCTCGTGGCCCAGGACCTCACCCAGAAGCTGCTGCGCATAGGACTCATAGCGCACGCGCACAGCGATCCGCATCTCGCGGTGACCAACGCCGTCCAGCTCCGTTCGGGTGACGTGGCGGTCGCGATCACCCACTCCGGCTCGACGGGGGACGTCATCGAGCCGCTGCGGGCCGCCTTCGAACGCGGGGCGACGACGGTGGCGATCACCGGCCGCCCCGACTCACCGGTCACCCAGTACGCCGACCACGTGCTGACCACGTCCACCTCACGGGAGACCGAGCTGCGGCCGGCCGCGATGTCCTCGCGCACCAGCCAACTGCTCGTGGTGGACTGCCTGTTCGTGGGAGTGGCCCAGCGTACGTACGAGACGGCGGCGCCCGCGCTGGCCGCGTCGTACGAGGCGCTGGCGCACCGGCACCGCTCCGCCTCCAGGTGA
- the murQ gene encoding N-acetylmuramic acid 6-phosphate etherase, producing the protein MTTQDLRSQLASLTTEAFRPELADIDRLPTLDIARLMNGEDTGVPAAVAARLPDIAAAIDAVAERMARGGRLIYAGAGTAGRLGVLDASECPPTFNTDPAQVVGLIAGGPGALVSSVEGAEDSAELARADLDALKLTADDTVVGVSASGRTPYAVGAVEHARAQGALTIGLACNEHSALAAAAEHGIEVVVGPELITGSTRLKAGTAQKLVLNMVSTITMIRLGKTYGNLMVDVRASNAKLRARSRRIVALATGAGDEEIERALTESGGEVKNAILTLLADVDGPTAARLLEDSGGHLRAALARASG; encoded by the coding sequence ATGACCACCCAAGACCTGCGCAGCCAGCTGGCCTCGCTGACCACCGAGGCCTTCCGCCCCGAACTCGCCGACATCGACCGACTGCCCACCCTCGACATCGCCCGCCTGATGAACGGCGAGGACACCGGCGTGCCCGCCGCCGTCGCCGCCCGGCTGCCGGACATCGCCGCCGCCATCGACGCCGTCGCCGAGCGGATGGCGCGCGGCGGCCGGCTGATCTACGCCGGCGCGGGGACCGCCGGGCGGCTCGGCGTCCTGGACGCCTCCGAGTGCCCGCCCACCTTCAACACCGACCCGGCCCAGGTCGTCGGCCTGATCGCGGGCGGCCCCGGGGCACTGGTCAGCTCCGTCGAGGGCGCCGAGGACTCCGCGGAGCTGGCCCGCGCCGACCTCGACGCCCTCAAGCTCACCGCCGACGACACAGTGGTGGGCGTCTCCGCCTCCGGGCGCACCCCCTACGCCGTCGGCGCCGTCGAGCACGCCCGCGCCCAGGGCGCCCTGACCATCGGCCTGGCCTGCAACGAGCACAGCGCGCTGGCGGCCGCCGCCGAGCACGGCATCGAGGTCGTGGTGGGCCCCGAGCTGATCACCGGCTCCACCCGGCTGAAGGCGGGCACGGCGCAGAAACTCGTGCTGAACATGGTGTCGACCATCACGATGATCCGGCTCGGCAAGACCTACGGGAACCTGATGGTCGACGTCCGCGCCTCCAACGCCAAGCTGCGCGCCCGCTCCCGGCGCATCGTCGCGCTGGCCACGGGCGCGGGCGACGAGGAGATCGAGCGGGCCCTGACCGAGTCCGGCGGCGAGGTCAAGAACGCGATCCTCACCCTGCTCGCCGACGTGGACGGCCCGACGGCCGCCCGCCTTCTGGAGGACTCCGGCGGCCATCTGCGCGCCGCGCTCGCCCGCGCGAGCGGCTGA
- a CDS encoding PTS transporter subunit EIIC — MHQDPASTATAVLAHVGGPANVLSVTHCMTRLRLSLADADAVDDAGLRAVPGVLGVVTDGGACQIVLGPGVVEAVTAQVAARTAPRPAPARGRAGPRAALRRVADVFVPLIPALIGCGVLAGLNGVLLNTGLLPGLTPALSTVAGAFMALIAVLVGYQTAREFGGTPVLGAAVAAVVVHPGVAKVTAFGVHLVPGQGGVLGALAAAFLATRVERWCRGRVPDALDVLLTPTVTVLVPGLVTLYGLMYAAGAVSAAIGTAANWLLGTTGALAGLLLGGLFLPLVMLGLHQALIPIHATLIAQQGYTALLPLLSMAGAGQVGAALAVYVRLRHDVSLRTTIRSALPAGLLGVGEPLIYGVSLPLGRPFLTACAGGAAGGAFIGCFAMLGTRVGATAIGPSGWALFPLLAGNRGPGPTAAVYAGGLFTGYAVGFLATYLFGLPAATRRSGGLPHKGVPPEEPPPQPGSGQQPTGLSGNL, encoded by the coding sequence GTGCACCAGGACCCCGCCTCCACCGCGACCGCCGTCCTCGCCCATGTCGGCGGCCCCGCCAACGTCCTCTCCGTCACGCACTGCATGACCCGGCTGCGGCTGTCCCTCGCGGACGCGGACGCCGTGGACGACGCGGGGCTGCGGGCGGTGCCCGGGGTGCTGGGGGTGGTGACGGACGGGGGCGCCTGCCAGATCGTGCTGGGTCCGGGGGTGGTGGAGGCGGTCACCGCTCAGGTGGCGGCGCGGACGGCACCGAGACCCGCGCCCGCCCGGGGGCGGGCCGGCCCGAGGGCGGCCCTGCGCCGCGTCGCCGACGTCTTCGTCCCCCTGATCCCCGCCCTGATCGGCTGCGGCGTCCTCGCGGGCCTGAACGGCGTGCTGCTGAACACCGGCCTGCTCCCCGGCCTGACCCCGGCGCTGTCCACGGTGGCCGGGGCCTTCATGGCGCTGATCGCGGTCCTCGTCGGCTACCAGACCGCCCGGGAGTTCGGCGGCACGCCGGTGCTGGGCGCGGCGGTCGCGGCGGTCGTCGTCCATCCGGGGGTGGCGAAGGTGACGGCGTTCGGGGTGCATCTGGTGCCGGGCCAGGGCGGGGTGCTGGGCGCGCTGGCGGCGGCGTTCCTGGCCACGCGGGTGGAGCGGTGGTGCCGGGGCCGCGTCCCGGACGCCCTGGACGTCCTGCTCACCCCCACGGTGACGGTCCTGGTCCCCGGCCTGGTCACGCTGTACGGCCTGATGTACGCGGCGGGCGCGGTGTCCGCCGCGATCGGCACGGCGGCGAACTGGCTCCTCGGCACCACGGGTGCCCTCGCCGGCCTCCTCCTCGGCGGCCTCTTCCTCCCCCTGGTCATGCTGGGCCTGCACCAGGCCCTGATCCCCATCCACGCCACCCTCATCGCCCAGCAGGGCTACACCGCGCTGCTGCCCCTGCTGTCCATGGCGGGCGCCGGCCAGGTCGGCGCGGCACTGGCGGTGTACGTCCGCCTGCGCCACGACGTCTCCTTGCGCACGACGATCAGATCGGCGCTTCCGGCGGGCCTGCTGGGCGTCGGCGAACCCCTGATCTACGGCGTCTCGCTGCCCCTCGGCCGGCCGTTCCTGACCGCGTGCGCGGGCGGCGCGGCGGGCGGGGCGTTCATCGGCTGCTTCGCGATGCTCGGCACCAGGGTCGGCGCGACCGCGATCGGCCCGTCCGGCTGGGCCCTCTTCCCGCTGCTCGCGGGCAACCGGGGCCCGGGCCCGACGGCGGCGGTCTACGCGGGCGGTCTGTTCACCGGCTACGCGGTCGGCTTCCTCGCGACGTACCTCTTCGGCCTGCCGGCCGCGACGAGGCGCTCAGGGGGCCTGCCACACAAGGGTGTACCGCCAGAAGAACCGCCGCCGCAGCCGGGCTCCGGGCAGCAGCCGACGGGCCTGTCCGGCAATCTCTGA
- a CDS encoding class I SAM-dependent methyltransferase: MVDWGVVTLSRRLVDVLGRVNDTYPWDHNAHFHPWLLRRLPRRFGRALDVGCGAGELARALAGRAERVTAVDTDPEILERARESGGAVANVEYCLGAAPDGLPPGPYDVITCVAVLHHLPFTEALTRFRRELAPGGTLVVVGCARDEDVRGVVSLALNPLFGLVKNRGRAAVRRPVAMTAPTRPPGMTFSEIAGQARRLLPGARLRRRFFWRYTLVWQAP, translated from the coding sequence GTGGTGGACTGGGGCGTGGTGACTTTGAGCAGGCGACTGGTCGACGTGCTGGGGCGGGTCAACGACACCTACCCCTGGGATCACAACGCGCACTTCCACCCCTGGCTGCTGAGGCGGCTGCCGCGCCGCTTCGGGCGGGCCCTCGACGTGGGATGCGGGGCCGGGGAGCTGGCGCGGGCGCTGGCCGGGCGGGCGGAGCGGGTGACCGCGGTCGACACCGATCCGGAGATCCTGGAGCGCGCGCGGGAGTCCGGCGGGGCCGTGGCCAATGTCGAGTACTGCCTCGGCGCCGCCCCCGACGGGCTGCCGCCCGGACCCTACGACGTCATCACCTGTGTCGCCGTACTGCACCACCTCCCCTTCACCGAGGCCCTCACCCGGTTCCGGCGGGAGCTGGCCCCCGGCGGGACGCTGGTCGTCGTGGGGTGTGCGCGGGACGAGGACGTGCGGGGGGTGGTCTCCCTGGCGCTCAACCCGCTGTTCGGTCTGGTGAAGAACCGCGGCCGGGCGGCCGTCCGGCGGCCCGTGGCCATGACCGCGCCCACCCGGCCGCCCGGGATGACCTTCTCAGAGATTGCCGGACAGGCCCGTCGGCTGCTGCCCGGAGCCCGGCTGCGGCGGCGGTTCTTCTGGCGGTACACCCTTGTGTGGCAGGCCCCCTGA
- a CDS encoding NADH:flavin oxidoreductase has product MTVDTSAASRAAQILSRPVTLNGLTVPNRIAMAPMTRMFSPGGVPGEDVRSYYARRAAAGVGLIVTEGTYVGHESAGQSDRIPRFSGEQELAGWAKVAEDVHAAGGTIVPQLWHIGMVRKQGEPPFADAPAIGPSGIRLDGTEGQGKAMTRQDLDDVIGAFAEAAAAAERIGFDGVELHGAHGYLIDQFLWERTNRRTDAYGGDPVARTRFAAEIVSAVREAVSPEFPVIFRYSQWKSDNYDARLAETPEELEAVLTPLAAAGVDVFHASTRRYWLPEFDGSDLNLAGWTKKLTGKQTITVGSVGLDGDFTGAFRGEGSPVKAIDNLLDRLEADEFDMVAVGRALLQDPQWAAKVLAGRFDELRPYDAASLKTLS; this is encoded by the coding sequence GTGACCGTCGACACGTCCGCCGCCTCCCGCGCGGCCCAGATCCTCTCCCGCCCCGTCACCCTCAACGGCCTCACCGTCCCCAACCGGATCGCGATGGCGCCGATGACCCGGATGTTCTCCCCCGGTGGCGTCCCCGGCGAGGACGTGCGCTCGTACTACGCGCGCCGCGCCGCCGCCGGCGTCGGCCTGATCGTCACCGAGGGCACCTACGTGGGCCACGAGTCGGCCGGGCAGAGCGACCGGATCCCGCGGTTCTCCGGCGAGCAGGAGCTCGCGGGCTGGGCGAAGGTCGCCGAGGACGTGCACGCCGCGGGCGGCACCATCGTCCCGCAGCTGTGGCACATCGGCATGGTGCGCAAGCAGGGCGAGCCGCCGTTCGCCGACGCGCCCGCCATCGGCCCCTCCGGCATCCGCCTGGACGGCACCGAGGGCCAGGGCAAGGCGATGACCCGGCAGGACCTCGACGACGTCATCGGCGCGTTCGCCGAGGCCGCCGCGGCCGCCGAGCGCATCGGCTTCGACGGCGTCGAGCTGCACGGCGCCCACGGCTACCTCATCGACCAGTTCCTGTGGGAGCGCACCAACCGCCGCACCGACGCGTACGGCGGCGACCCGGTCGCCCGCACCAGGTTCGCGGCGGAGATCGTGTCCGCCGTGCGCGAGGCGGTCTCCCCGGAGTTCCCGGTGATCTTCCGCTACTCGCAGTGGAAGTCCGACAACTACGACGCCCGCCTGGCCGAGACCCCGGAGGAGCTGGAGGCCGTCCTGACCCCGCTCGCCGCGGCCGGCGTCGACGTCTTCCACGCCTCCACCCGCCGCTACTGGCTCCCCGAGTTCGACGGCTCCGACCTCAACCTCGCGGGCTGGACCAAGAAGCTCACCGGCAAGCAGACCATCACCGTCGGCTCGGTCGGCCTCGACGGCGACTTCACCGGCGCCTTCCGCGGCGAGGGCTCCCCGGTCAAGGCCATCGACAACCTCCTCGACCGGCTGGAGGCCGACGAGTTCGACATGGTCGCGGTCGGCCGCGCGCTGCTCCAGGACCCGCAGTGGGCGGCCAAGGTGCTCGCCGGTCGCTTCGACGAGCTGCGGCCGTACGACGCGGCGTCGCTGAAGACGCTCAGCTGA
- the groL gene encoding chaperonin GroEL (60 kDa chaperone family; promotes refolding of misfolded polypeptides especially under stressful conditions; forms two stacked rings of heptamers to form a barrel-shaped 14mer; ends can be capped by GroES; misfolded proteins enter the barrel where they are refolded when GroES binds) yields the protein MAKIIAFDEEARRGLERGMNQLADAVKVTLGPKGRNVVLEKKWGAPTITNDGVSIAKEIELEDPYEKIGAELVKEVAKKTDDVAGDGTTTATVLAQALVKEGLRNVAAGANPMALKRGIEKAVEAVSAALLEQAKDVETKEQIASTASISAADTQIGELIAEAMDKVGKEGVITVEESNTFGLELELTEGMRFDKGYISAYFATDMERMEASLEDPYILIANSKIGSVKDLLPLLEKVMQSGKPLLIIAEDVEGEALSTLVVNKIRGTFKSVAVKAPGFGDRRKAMLGDIAILTGGEVISEEVGLKLENATLDLLGRARKVVITKDETTIVDGAGSSEQVNGRVNQIRAEIENSDSDYDREKLQERLAKLAGGVAVIKAGAATEVELKERKHRIEDAVRNAKAAVEEGIVAGGGVALLQASQVFEKLELEGDEATGANAVRIALEAPLKQIAVNAGLEGGVVVEKVRNLTPGHGLNAATGEYVDLVAEGIIDPAKVTRSALQNAASIAALFLTTEAVIADKPEKAAAAAPGGMPGGDMDF from the coding sequence ATGGCCAAGATCATCGCGTTCGACGAGGAGGCGCGGCGCGGCCTCGAGCGCGGCATGAACCAGCTCGCGGACGCCGTCAAGGTGACGCTCGGCCCCAAGGGTCGCAACGTCGTCCTCGAGAAGAAGTGGGGCGCCCCCACGATCACCAACGATGGTGTCTCCATCGCCAAGGAGATCGAGCTCGAGGACCCGTACGAGAAGATCGGCGCCGAGCTGGTCAAGGAAGTCGCCAAGAAGACGGACGACGTCGCCGGTGACGGTACGACCACCGCGACCGTGCTCGCCCAGGCCCTGGTCAAGGAAGGCCTGCGCAACGTCGCCGCCGGCGCCAACCCGATGGCTCTGAAGCGCGGTATCGAGAAGGCCGTCGAGGCCGTCTCCGCCGCCCTCCTGGAGCAGGCGAAGGACGTCGAGACCAAGGAGCAGATCGCCTCCACCGCGTCCATCTCCGCCGCCGACACCCAGATCGGCGAGCTGATCGCCGAGGCCATGGACAAGGTCGGCAAGGAAGGCGTCATCACCGTCGAGGAGAGCAACACCTTCGGTCTGGAGCTGGAGCTCACCGAGGGCATGCGCTTCGACAAGGGCTACATCTCCGCCTACTTCGCGACCGACATGGAGCGCATGGAGGCGTCGCTCGAGGACCCGTACATCCTCATCGCGAACTCCAAGATCGGCTCCGTCAAGGACCTGCTCCCGCTCCTGGAGAAGGTCATGCAGTCGGGCAAGCCGCTGCTGATCATCGCCGAGGACGTCGAGGGCGAGGCCCTGTCGACCCTGGTCGTCAACAAGATCCGCGGCACCTTCAAGTCCGTCGCCGTCAAGGCCCCGGGCTTCGGCGACCGCCGCAAGGCCATGCTCGGCGACATCGCCATCCTCACGGGCGGCGAGGTCATCTCCGAGGAGGTCGGCCTCAAGCTGGAGAACGCGACCCTGGACCTCCTGGGCCGCGCCCGCAAGGTCGTCATCACCAAGGACGAGACCACCATCGTCGACGGTGCCGGCTCCTCCGAGCAGGTCAACGGCCGCGTCAACCAGATCCGCGCCGAGATCGAGAACAGCGACTCCGACTACGACCGCGAGAAGCTCCAGGAGCGCCTGGCCAAGCTCGCGGGCGGCGTCGCGGTCATCAAGGCCGGTGCCGCCACCGAGGTGGAGCTCAAGGAGCGCAAGCACCGCATCGAGGACGCCGTGCGCAACGCCAAGGCGGCCGTCGAGGAGGGCATCGTCGCCGGTGGTGGCGTGGCCCTGCTCCAGGCCTCCCAGGTCTTCGAGAAGCTGGAGCTGGAGGGTGACGAGGCGACCGGCGCCAACGCCGTGCGCATCGCCCTGGAGGCCCCGCTGAAGCAGATCGCCGTCAACGCCGGCCTCGAGGGCGGTGTCGTGGTGGAGAAGGTGCGCAACCTGACCCCGGGCCACGGCCTGAACGCCGCGACCGGCGAGTACGTCGACCTGGTCGCCGAGGGCATCATCGACCCGGCGAAGGTGACCCGTTCCGCGCTGCAGAACGCCGCCTCCATCGCCGCGCTGTTCCTCACCACCGAGGCCGTCATCGCCGACAAGCCGGAGAAGGCCGCCGCGGCCGCTCCGGGCGGCATGCCGGGCGGTGACATGGACTTCTGA
- a CDS encoding cold-shock protein, producing the protein MAQGTVKWFNAEKGYGFIAVDGGADVFVHYSAIQMDGYRTLEEGQRVEFEISQGQKGPQADMVRVTA; encoded by the coding sequence ATGGCTCAGGGCACCGTCAAGTGGTTCAACGCGGAGAAGGGGTACGGCTTCATCGCGGTCGACGGTGGTGCGGACGTCTTCGTCCACTACAGCGCCATTCAGATGGACGGCTACCGCACCCTGGAGGAGGGCCAGCGGGTCGAGTTCGAGATCTCGCAGGGCCAGAAGGGTCCGCAGGCCGACATGGTTCGCGTCACCGCCTGA
- a CDS encoding MoaD/ThiS family protein, with translation MSVTVRIPTILRTYTGGRAEVAAEGATLAEVIEDLEKNHTGIAARVLDDQGKLRRFVNVYVNDDDVRFEQGLQTVTPDGAGISIIPAVAGGC, from the coding sequence ATGAGCGTGACCGTTCGCATCCCCACCATCCTGCGCACCTACACCGGCGGCCGGGCCGAGGTCGCCGCCGAGGGCGCCACCCTCGCCGAGGTCATCGAGGACCTGGAGAAGAACCACACCGGGATCGCCGCCCGCGTCCTGGACGACCAGGGCAAGCTGCGCCGGTTCGTGAACGTCTACGTCAACGACGACGACGTCCGCTTCGAGCAGGGCCTGCAGACCGTCACCCCGGACGGCGCGGGCATCTCGATCATCCCGGCGGTCGCCGGCGGCTGCTGA
- the thrC gene encoding threonine synthase, which yields MAVQTVASTGSSTVDLGPAAALSCRECGHRVPLGPVFACEECFGPLEIAYDFSGYDTEELRARIESGPANIWRYAPLLPVPADVADKPNINPGWTKLVKADNLARELGVTGGLYVKDDSGNPTHSFKDRVVAQALEAARAFGFTTLSCSSTGNLAGAVGAAAARAGLRSCVFIPHDLEQGKVVMAAVYGGELVGIEGNYDDVNRFCSELIGDPAGEGWGFVNVNLRPYYAEGSKTLAYEICEQLGWRLPDQIVVPIASGSQLTKIDKGLQELIRLGLVEDRPYKIFGAQAEGCSPVSTAFKAGHDVVRPQKPDTIAKSLAIGNPADGPYVLDIARRTGGAVEDVTDEQVVAAIKLLARTEGIFAETAGGVTVGVTKKLIDSGILDPAKTTVVLNTGDGLKTLDAVAGTGLTATIRPTLDSFREAGLA from the coding sequence ATGGCTGTGCAGACAGTTGCCTCCACCGGCAGTTCCACCGTCGACCTCGGCCCCGCCGCCGCCCTGAGCTGTCGGGAATGCGGCCACCGTGTCCCGCTCGGCCCGGTCTTCGCCTGCGAGGAGTGTTTCGGGCCGCTGGAGATCGCCTACGACTTCTCCGGCTACGACACCGAGGAACTGCGGGCGCGCATCGAAAGCGGCCCCGCCAACATCTGGCGCTACGCCCCGCTGCTGCCCGTCCCGGCGGACGTGGCCGACAAGCCGAACATCAACCCCGGCTGGACCAAGCTCGTCAAGGCCGACAACCTCGCCCGCGAACTCGGCGTCACCGGCGGCCTGTACGTCAAGGACGACTCCGGCAACCCGACCCACTCCTTCAAGGACCGGGTGGTCGCCCAGGCACTGGAGGCCGCGCGCGCCTTCGGCTTCACCACCCTGTCCTGCTCCTCCACCGGCAACCTGGCCGGCGCCGTCGGCGCCGCCGCCGCCCGCGCCGGCCTGCGCTCCTGCGTGTTCATCCCGCACGACCTGGAGCAGGGCAAGGTCGTCATGGCCGCGGTCTACGGCGGCGAGCTGGTCGGCATCGAGGGCAACTACGACGACGTGAACCGCTTCTGCTCCGAGCTGATCGGCGACCCGGCCGGCGAGGGCTGGGGCTTCGTCAACGTCAATCTGCGCCCCTACTACGCGGAGGGCTCCAAGACCCTGGCGTACGAGATCTGCGAGCAGCTCGGCTGGCGGCTGCCCGACCAGATCGTGGTCCCGATCGCCTCCGGCTCCCAGCTCACCAAGATCGACAAGGGGCTCCAGGAGCTGATCAGGCTGGGGCTCGTGGAGGACCGGCCGTACAAGATCTTCGGCGCCCAGGCCGAGGGCTGCTCGCCGGTGTCGACCGCCTTCAAGGCGGGCCACGACGTGGTGCGGCCGCAGAAGCCGGACACCATCGCCAAGTCGCTCGCCATCGGCAACCCGGCCGACGGGCCCTACGTCCTGGACATCGCCCGGCGCACCGGCGGCGCCGTGGAGGACGTCACGGACGAGCAGGTCGTCGCCGCGATCAAGCTGCTGGCCCGGACCGAGGGCATCTTCGCCGAGACCGCGGGCGGCGTGACCGTCGGCGTGACGAAGAAGTTGATCGACAGCGGGATCCTCGACCCGGCGAAGACCACCGTCGTCCTCAACACCGGCGACGGTCTGAAGACCCTCGACGCGGTGGCCGGCACCGGCCTGACCGCCACCATCCGCCCGACCCTGGACTCCTTCCGAGAGGCTGGCCTCGCATGA